From the genome of Anopheles moucheti chromosome 3, idAnoMoucSN_F20_07, whole genome shotgun sequence, one region includes:
- the LOC128301335 gene encoding uncharacterized protein LOC128301335: MLLPDQTYEQATLGQERLRSSSAYNDGGFPRLFALKALDVKRLQQGLRGAGRLYVDGSVGAELAGVLANNEMKFGIRATDENGEGSGSSGVGSSGDAGNSRDGKRQEPDVRLSMTNGGSDQHPAAEKLPLPKEFTSMCPDAESVWSGRAASALTMGHSIAKSVRSIERSYAAHDATRCRLKNSQRAPPTRSKNHKDRGIGLDSASSDGSSLSYTSNSSDDDEFVELESTLKSTRQRMCQSRMDGETVDGKELAHDAPAPPDGPDPGERDDYDKTSDFFNNIPEFQGEALGPFSIAAKRTEPDWGSIRTNVDILRACELFLMRHRMRPDFFCKYKTAMNPPVSAPASFPLSRSRTPIEVRKPKSVSPPMQRPASRAHGTISFSRASTTLPHDRNATDRPGPIYSVPNRTGKKRRPNAGKLTRYFVARSFLVNFGQCM, from the exons ATGTTGCTGCCGGACCAAACGTACGAGCAGGCGACCCTCGGTCAGGAGCGATTGAGAAGCTCGTCCGCGTACAATGACGGCGGCTTCCCGCGGCTGTTCGCTCTGAAGGCGCTCGACGTGAAGCGGTTGCAGCAGGGCCTGCGTGGAGCTGGCCGCCTGTACGTCGATGGTAGCGTGGGTGCGGAATTGGCGGGCGTACTCGCGAATAATGAGATGAAATTTGGCATTCGAGCGACGGACGAGAATGGCGagggcagcggcagcagcggtGTCGGCAGTTCGGGTGACGCGGGCAATTCGCGGGACGGCAAGCGACAGGAGCCTGATGTGCGTCTGTCGATGACAAATGGTGGCAGCGACCAGCACCCAGCTGCTGAAAAGTTACCACTACCGAAGGAATTTACCTCGATGTGTCCGGATGCGGAGAGTGTGTGGAGTGGCCGAGCTGCATCTGCATTGACGATGGGACACTCCATTGCAAAATCGGTCCGTTCGATCGAGCGTAGCTATGCGGCACACGATGCTACTAGATGCCGCCTGAAGAATAGTCAAAGGGCGCCACCAACGAGGTCGAAGAATCATAAGGATCGAGGCATAGGGTTGGACTCAGCCAGCTCCGATGGGAGTAGTCTAAGCTACACGAGTAACTCCAGCGATGACGATGAGTTTGTGGAGCTTGAAAGTACGTTAAAATCGACGAGACAACGTATGTGCCAATCTCGAATGGATGGCGAGACAGTGGATGGGAAGGAATTGGCACATGACGCACCTGCTCCACCGGATGGTCCCGATCCAGGTGAACGTGACGATTACGACAAGACGTCGGATTTTTTCAACAACATTCCAGAATTCCAAGGTGAAGCATTGGGACCGTTCAGTATTGCGGCCAAACGCACCGAACCAGACTGGGGCAGCATACGCACAAACGTGGACATCTTGCGTGCCTGCGAACTGTTCCTGATGCGGCATCGAATGCGGCCAGACTTTTTCTGCAAGTACAAAACGGCAATGAA TCCGCCAGTATCAGCACCGGCATCGTTTCCGCTGTCCCGTTCTCGAACGCCCATCGAGGTGCGGAAGCCCAAAAGCGTGTCACCACCGATGCAAAGGCCAGCGTCGCGGGCCCACGGGACGATTAGCTTCTCGCGTGCCTCGACAACTTTACCGCACGATCGCAACGCTACTGATCGGCCCGGACCGATCTACAGTGTGCCGAATCGGACCGGCAAAAAGCGACGCCCAAATGCGGGTAAGTTAACACGTTATTTTGTTGCGCGCTCTTTCTTGGTCAATTTTGGCCAGTGCATGTAG